DNA sequence from the Pomacea canaliculata isolate SZHN2017 linkage group LG7, ASM307304v1, whole genome shotgun sequence genome:
TACGACCTGACCAAGCTGCTGAGTGTCACCGCGCACGTTGGTGATGTCGGGTGGGGGCCTTCATTCTCGGCAAGTGACGACTTCAGGACCCTCTCCCACAAACTGCGAGACAACATCTTGGTCGTCTCAACAGCCACGTGCAGTTCGTACCACGTGACACTTTCACCGCTAGAACCGCCGCCATTTAGCTCGGTGTTTCTCCACTGGATCCTCAAACTCACTGAcactgacgacgacgacgtgtACCTGGAGTTCCTCCACACCTTCGGCACACACTTCGTGTCACGGGCCCGCTTCGGGGCGTCGTTAACTCTCGTGCACACCATGGAGGACAGCGACTACCGGCGGCAAACACAGAGTCACGTGACGGCGGCCGCCACCTACTTCGCTGCTGCGCGACTTGGACACTCCCTGACCTTGACCCCTCATCAGCAGGAAGCAGCGGACAAGTTTGCAAATGAAGTGGAGACAACGACGATCGCTGTTGGGGTTCCTCCACCTGCTGACCTCACGAGTGTCACGTGGCTGACGTCAGTGAGGGAGAACCCTATGGCCATCAGCTATGACCTGACCTCTGTGGAGAGCCTCTTTTCCGATCCCTTGATGGGTAAAGACAGTCGTCTAAAGCGCTACGCCATTGATCACGTCAGGGTCAAGGCCAAGCTCGCGGCTATGAAGGACAAATATTGTCAGAAGCTGAAGAGAGAGGGCCTGGTGCTGGACTGTGAACAAGTTGCGGGGGTAAAGCTGCTTCAAACAAAGCTCATCGGGCGCTCGAGACTGAGAAACGTGACCTCAGCTAACCAATGTGTGGAGAAATGTTATCAACTTCCGGGCTGCGTGGCTGTCACGTATTGTGCTAAGTGTGACAGCAACGAGGTAGGACACAAGGACTGTCACATGTTTAGGGTTGACGACATCCACAGCGCCGTGACCGACCCTCAGCGGCAGACGACCATCTTGACCAACAAACTACAAACACTTCTGATGCTGCACAATACCTCGACTGTTGCTGAGTCTGACAACATCACCGTGACCTCAGCGCGTGAGTGCATGACCTCGTGCAGTGAAGATGACTTGTGTCTGGCCTTCACCTTGAGTGACAGTCACGAGCCCAACATGACATGTTCTCTCCACTCGGACTCTCTTCTTCTGTCCTTCAAACAGTCAACAGAGAATAATGTGTTTTTCCTCGCGTGGCATCACAAAAGTATCTCAAGAATTACACAAACTAACAGTTTTCCCACATCCTCCTTGACGAAGGACTTGTTAACAGACTGTGTCATCGACGACGATTGCTCCGATGAGAACGCGATGTGTTCTATTGGCAGGTGCCTCTGTCTTCCtggtttcttcttctcatcacgtgacaacaaatGTCTGACTAGTGAGTATGAAAACCGCGATTTATGAATTTATGAACAGTGATTTTCTATAGGCCTCAGTTGATGAATGATGAAAGGCTGATAAAGGctgaaagaataataaagaatcaTTTTCTAAAGACAAGGACAAATAAGTAAGACAAAGTGAGAGAATAAAGgtcagaagaaagagaaagaacgagataaaaaaagtgggttttttgtttgtttctatttcagCGTTTTACACATGTAGCAGGAGTAATTCAAGACAATAACATAGAGGGTAAGTGTGTAATTCAGTAACTGACCGATGATATTGGTCTGTCGTAGCatgcagaccacgtgacctacAAGACACCTTCATGGAGTATTCTGAAAGCGAAATTAAAGGACATATTCTCGCCACTCAAGATGGAATAAAGCTGAAAACATGCAAGAAACTGTGCGTCAGTACTGATCATTGCTTAACCTTTGACTTCAGAGGTGTGtatgatgacttttttttatcaatatcGCGATGTGTGTACGAGAGACTTGACAATGGTGATTGGTTGTCCTTTTAAATGTCTTAATTGGTCCTTTAGCACTCTTTCTTACCTCTTTGTCtcgtttataaatatttgttatttaaattttcgaTTTGGATTTGCACAAAGATATTGTTCCTATTTTAAGTATAGCTTCATGCTTTAGACACAGGAGGGCGCTGTGTGCTTCatgatgtgacgtcacgtgaggcTGTGTCAGGATGGTTTCCTCTGACCAGTACAGGGTGGACTCACTACCAGAGAACTTGCCTGAAGTCAGCCGCCTCCTACCCGGGTCCAGCCTGGTACAACTCGTCTTGTACCCAAGACACGGACTGTCCTGACCCATTCAGCCTCTGTTCGTCGGGCAGGTGTCTGTGTGCACTGGGCGACTTTTCTTCTAAAAAGGAAGTCACGTGTCGTGCTGCAGGTAGGTTGGAAAACAGTTTAGAACTGCATGGAGAGTGCTTTTGTAAGGAAACGAACTTAAAATCATGTCATATGTAGAAAGATCGCGAAGAATTCGTCAGAGAATGTTTATCCCTGAAATAGTAAAAGTGTCGTAAGTTACTCACAAGTAACGACTGTCATCTCCTGTGCAACTTCTTTCTTGTGAGTGAAATGCTTTGTTGCCATGGGAACAGAGTCGTGCGGCGAATGGCAGAAGGCAGGAGCCAAGTCTGGTGCGCACTTCATTCGACTGAAAGACAAGAAGGAGACGAGtagagtgtggtgtgacatggactccaGTGGCGGAGGTTGGCTGGTACGTTGTCTGCAGTTATAAGTGTGtgacaaacatgacacaaacaccGACAGGTAACAGCTTGCACTCACCTGAGAGTCGGGAATGACGCACATGGCGCTGGCATCGTATCCGTTAGGATGAGGGCGAGTGTTTCCTTTAACCAAGTTCAACTGTTTAATAGCGAGTAACgatctgtttacaaaataaacatcaaaccaTGAATACTTTGTACAATACTTGACCTTTGAACTTGTCTGCCACggtcaggtgttccagagacgcCGTGACGGTTCTGTtgacttctacaggaactggacACAGTATGAAGACGgctttggtgacgtcaccggggagttctggctgggtaGGTTGTTgagtctgtctttctttctatccaacatttaacatttcggTGTTTGAACTACAGTCAGTGGCTCTTGTTGTGTAACACGGTGACTGTGTTGTTGTGTCATTATGTAGGATGTTTAGTGTATGTGACGTCACTCTACGGGACATGTGTGTGTCACTTTTTCTTCAATTAAATGTGTCTACGTCAAACCTCTACAAATATTGCTCTTTATatctataataatatatatagcgCCACTATTTTGTTGTACTGAGAATTCCATAcgagtatatgtatatatgtatatatgttcaTGTATAAATACTACACTGTATAATAGTAACACAATCTCTCAACACAATATTTATTGTACTAGCTACTAGTGTCTACTCTGTAATGTGCCTAAGAATTGGTAGACTGCGTGATGTCACACATTTCTCGCTGACTCTTGATGCAAAAAGTTAGTGTCATCAATTAAATATTTGCTCTTAAACTACCAGGATAGAGGTTTTACCCGGTTTTACCAAATTATACTTCCATGGTTGTCAAAGACTCGtaagacagaaacagaaacagataacattaaatcacgtgacataaaGTCCATGTCTTCTCTCAGGTTTATCAAGGCTTCACACCCTGACCAAAGGGAGACCCACCCGACTGCGTGTAGACCTCGGCGAGGTAAATGGACATCGTCACTACGCTGAGTACTCGACATTCAGGGTGgacggtcctgagacaaactacagactgaccgtgtccggctactcgggtGACGCGGGTATGTGACCTTTAGACAGTAAGATCAACTTAGTAGCATGCAGCTGTCTAACTAGTCGGGTATCTCCCGGTATTCCAGTAACTTAGAGCAGGACACAGACATGAAGGTGAGCAGCACGTGAAGACTTACAACAAGCGTGGGTGTGGCGGACATCACTGACTGACCTCCGGTCACCGTCCGTCGCCAGTAAGGTCACAGTCACAGCTTGCACCAACCTGTGTCTGACTGTGAGCGATGTGAACAAGATGTGACTGATTCCCTAAACAACCTGGGTGGTAGAGGTACATGTCTTGTTATAGCAAGTTCTTTGGTCGTTTCTAAACTCTGTAACAATCACTGATAATAGGTTCACAATCAAACCACAAATGTCCATCTACCAAGGTgaggtcgtgtgtgtgtgattgagtgCGTAGTGTGAAGTGTGAATAATGTGTGTGGAGTAAAGTGTGAGCATAACATGTGCGTGTTGTGTGAAATGATTGTAGAGTTTTAGTTATAGTGTAGTTATAGTATAAAGTGGCTATAGTGTGTTTTTTGGCGGTGTGTTCATGTGTGGAAGTGTTGTACATCTAGACtctagagtgtgtgtgtatacagtgtgtgtgtttgtgtgtacagtgtgaataaagtgtgtgtgtgtgtgtgtgtgtgcagtgtgtgtgtgtttgtgtgcagtgtgtgtgtgtgtgcagtgtgtgtgtgtgtttgtgcacacaTTAGTCACGTGCTGTAGACAAGTGCAGCCCTAATGTTGTCTGtaagacaataacaacacaaaaggACACAAACCTACAACAGGTTTCTATCTGTATCCACATGTGAAAACTAACGTTTATAATTctacatttatatattgtttgtaATGTAAAGCAAGCAAgtgcaatataaatattaacatgtttGTGCTATAGTTATTATTGCTAATTTATTCCTTTCAGTAGCGATGGcatgtatttcttcttcatggGAATATGATGAAAACCACTGtctgaaactaaacaaaaaccaTCTGTGGTTTCTTACTCTGTTATGATAAACTATACAAGAAAATagattaaataagaaaatattgtttatacatttcgTGTCATTCTTCTTCTCGTTTCCAATCAACCGAGTGAAGGACTGGGCcgcaatttttctttcatagtgataatatatacacagctgtgtgtgtttaaagataattgagtgtgtgtgtttacaggtgacagcatgGAGAATCACAACAACCAGAGTTTTTCAACGTTTGACCGAGACAACGACAAGGACTCTGCTAACTGTGCCTCTCTCCGtcacggcgcctggtggtacaacGCCTGTCTCTACTCTAACATCAACGGCCGATACAAGGCTGACGGGGCCTCGAGTTCTGACGGCATGAAGTGGTTTTACACCCACAATGACTGGAGGGGCTTcaccttcagcgagatgaaagtacaaccagtgtaacaccgccttgtctcctgtactctcactgcttacaccctcagtctactgtacaccacacgtgacactcgtgatgtcacctcagtgcagatgactggtctCGCAACTTGATGATGTtgctaaatttatttcaatctaGTTTTGCTTGCGTAAATCAAGACGatttaaaagcaaacaagtGTTAATTTTCaatcatgaaattaaaatattttttgtgcgTAAAGATAACCGATGGTTTCATCTTCAAAATAATACACAAGCACAGAGACTGATTGTATcaaatactgttgtttatttgtgtcactgatgacaacaacacaagACTTAAATTGCATTATAGAAAATTTCTATAAAGTTCCACTGTGTCCTTGGTTTCCCTGTATTTAACTGAAAGCTTAGACAGACTTTTAAGATAAGTAgacttttcaaataaacaaatataatgatTGTCAAAGGTAAATTGATATTGATATCAAAGGAATTAAAGATGCAAGCAATATTGTTggtatttatttactcattttactAAAGAACATAATTCACAACAAACTCATTGTTACTTCCCGTTAAAAACATATATTATCACACCTGTAGTTAAGATATCACATGCATCATTAAATTTTAGGAATCCCGAAAAATCCCccctttttttgtcttcacttAAAAGGTATAAAAAGCCTACGCGCTAGCGAAAGGAACAGACACAACTGACAATACCtgtgtactctctctctctttctctctcatatcaCCCGCTTTTTTCCCAAAGCTACATCTAGTTCGAATCCCTGGATTGCCTGCCGAGTTTTCATGTACATCACACTAAACGGTCCTTGTTGACTGGTAAACAATCACTGTCACAATAGACAGCAACCCTGATCTTTgcgtcttttttaattttctctccttGATGCATTTGTTTTATAGTAAAGTTGTTTTTCCACTTCCTATTGAAAGATAGAGAGCtagatcaaaacaaaataactttgttTACTCTATTAGCcgcgtaaataaagatttgtaagCTACCTATCTTTCACGCAATGGGTATTACCTAAAGACTAACCTCCagggtttgtttctttttttcctactgTGCGTTAAATTGTATTCTATAAATAACGATtagaggcagagagaaagggagCGAGACACAGAGAGGCACAGAGCgcaatgagagagaaagaaagagaggcagagacagaacacagagagagagagggagaaacagagagaacaaagagggacaaagagaaagaaagaggcacAGACAGAACACAGtaagagaaagggaaggagagacAGTGAGACAccgagaggagagagagagagacagagcgcaGGTGTTGTCAAGCAAGAATCACCTTTAGTCATCGTGTCTGTGTTTGTACACTTCACTTTGAAAgagaaatagtttttgtttgctgcatGTGTGTCACAGATGTGATATTGTCATCGCCGTTATCATCAGCGACTGTATACGTTACAAGGGAGCGAATAGAACGTACACATCAATGTAGTGACGTCTAGTCAAcagtgtaaataaacaacaagacTGTCATGGAGCCAGGTGTGCACTGAATAACTACACTCTCCCCACATTACAACACCAACAGGTAAATCCACACAATTAGCTTGttagaacaaaatataattgaaagaaaataagcaataGAAGGAATACATGTATACAGCAAATTAGTTCAATGCTTGTTTGATAATTATTCTCTGTAAACTTCACTATCTGGCTGTCGCTCATGCACGACCGTAGTTACAAAATGCGTTTACTACAGagaaacagacagagagagggacagacagcgagagacagagatacaggTAAATACAATAATAGACAggcagagagagacagagacagagagggacagacagtgagagacagagatacaggTAAATACAATACTAGACAGgtagaggcagagagagagacagagagacagagagtcgTATGATCAGGTTAGTGTCTTAACTGTTTGTACGCGAGAGTtggagaaacaaaatattaaaataatttttggttcACAATAGTGTGAGATAAATGTGATATTATCAATTGCCGTTATCATAATtacagacacattcacacataaagGGAGGGAATAGAGAatataaagggaagtaattgcATTAAGTCAAACGTGTAAACGAATGCCAgcattaaaacataaaattgtaattgCGTTTTGGAAATACCGATCAATTTTTCATAATAGTTCAATTTATGGCTGAGAACAGTGTGCTGTGAATATACTcaaatatttatgattgaatTTCTTTACATTATAAACTTATTGATTGATACAAGTAAAACTAAATCTTagagaaacaataaaacagttttagtgTAATATCAGACCACAATCAGGACCACCATCAGAGTAAACAAAGTTCGTTGCTAACACGACGAGAACAGTATGCACTGAGTGACCTCGTCAGTGAAACCTGTCGTGTACGCCGACTGACCGTGAGAACAGTGAGACCACAGGAGACAAGGCGATGCTAGGCTGGTCTCAGTTTCATCTCAGAGAATGAGAAGCTTCTCCAATCTTGGTATTTCAGATACCAACTGACGCCGTAGGTATCCACGTGGTACTGACCGTTGAGGTTGGCGTTGTAACAGCCTCGGAACCACCAGGCAGCTTTAAAATACACAGCGCAGTTGAGAGTGTCGGATTTGTCATTGTCGCGGTCAAAGGTTGAAAACATGTCTCCTTCATGATAAGTCaggctgtcacctgtaaacacacacatgagcagtcacagcagtcagctatatatgtacatatgtaagcAATATGTCGTATTATAACTGTCTGCCATCATGAGAATATCAAAGGCCGCCTCTTGGTTTTAAAGTTACGGACACAATGAGACAATGAGGGGGAGTGACAGTCAACCACcaagccagccagacagacagtcaCGCTTGTTGTTCATTGTCTGCACACGTACCTGCATCACCCGAGTAGCCAGATGTGAACAGTCTGTAGTTTGTGTCAGGACCATCCACTCTGAAGGACGAGTACTCAGCATAGATACGTTTTCCATTCTTCTCTCCCAGGTCGACACGGAGTCGCAGTGGTCTCTTGAGTAGCAAGTGCAGGTTGGATAACCCTGAGGGTAGACATCAAAGGTTGGAAAGTCAACAAGTCATGAAGAAGATATCACAATATCCGTTATACAGGACATTGGCGGGTTCCTCCTTGTTTACATAATTGTTCAATGCTTAATCTGTCTGTATAAACATTATATCTgtcaaatatgaaaacaaacaaataacatacgatttttaaaagaataaacaaccgtactaaacgaagaatagaATCAAATAGAGAAAACACAACGAGAAGCTAAGTAGCAAGAACAAGacctgagagtaacatgatattgcaaaaggaaggatgaCAAGAAGGAAtagcttttaataaaataatattttctaagTCTTTATACAGACGATAACAAAATCTTCCGGACgagtatatttttgttcatttttgttatcctttaaaattaaattttaccaAACTGTTATcaacaagagaagaagaaaatgatactgagatgaatctctctctctcttcaacatATTTGCGATGGCGGTATCCGGTATCTTTGTCAGATATGAATACTGAAAATTTTATCCTTTAACGTACATCTACTACCTTCAAAATGTATTgttaacaatataaataaaaagaaaaatatactctTCATATAGTTAAAAACATTCTTACTCAAGCTTGATATTCTAAGTTAAATCCAAAGTTTGAAATTGAACACTAGTGTCTGTCGCTTCCTTCTTCGTcgcattcttttgtttgttttctttcctccgtttctttttttttctttatttcctcctcatttattattattattattattattattattattattattattattattattattattattattattattattattattattattattattattattattattatccgaGGCAGcacagatatttaaacaaaCTGCAACATGTGGGATTTTTCTTAAACAACAAAGAACGGAAAGTCTTTCATTGCTTTATAATCCCACAGacgttttatattttcattccAGGAGGAAAGCCAGGAAGACAgagataatatttaaaagacatcttgcccagccagaactccccggtgacgtcaccaaagcCGTTTTCATACTCCgtccagttcctgtagaagtcaACAGAACCGTCACGccgtctctggaacacctgaccGTGACAGACAAGGTCGTTACCTTGGAAACGTGAGAACTATGTCTGTCCATGTTTGAACTCACTTGGTCACGTGCCTGCTAAACATGTCTCATCGAACATCTGATATAAATAAAGCGACTGCCTCGTGATcacatttctaaaaatgttaTACGATACTCACTGACTGTGTTAAGACCAGTGCTATAGTCACTCAATTGTTTCAGGATCATTATACACTATAATGCTATACGATACTGACTGTGTTAAGACCAGTAACATGCTACAATAAATACTTTGAAAAtagcctttacaatccctttaaagcCCGAATTGACATTTATTACCCTttctaaatatttctgaaacataTCTCCCTGTCTTAGGATTAGGCACAATTCGTTATACCTTAAATGTAATCATATGTGTAGCACACTAGCTAAGATAAGCACATGTTACACAATCATAAAGAAACATACCAGCCAGCCGCCATCAccagagtccatgtcacaccagactctcagtttctctctggTTTCTGGCAGTTGAATGGAGTAGACACCTGACTTGCCTCCTACTGACTGCAAGTCTCGACATGACTCTGTCAAACAAATGCTTGTCCATTAAAGCATCAGTTGTATCAACATTATTACTCATCACATTACAGGAAACTAAGATCACAGTAAACACACCACTTACAGTACAACCCTGACTGTTTAACTGACATTACAGGGACTGGGTTACATGTTGTTACAGTAAACACTGcactttaaacattatttggtGTTACACAGAAGACTATTTTTGGTAAATACTTGCTGCTTTGTTATATCATCTTTTTTACAAGGATAGTTCTTGACAACATAAATGTATTTGTGATGtcagtgtagactgtagagggtGGCTGGTAGTCGGTTAATGAATTACATTTAGACATGCACACTGGTGCCTCCAAAACGTTCTCGGTGGTGATTGGTTAGTTCAGGTCAGGGTCCTCATTGAGGCAGGTCTATATGAGCATTGCAAACAGTTTAGCTCAGTAAAGGGTACATGAGTCTAACTCTCTGAGTACAGAAGAGTACAGAGGTACAGAAGTTTAGCACGGTGGGGGTGTATAAAGGCAAAGCTGACTCTGTAACAAAGGACAAGACATCTCTAGGCTGTTTTCCTGCATCTGATTGAGTTTGGGGGAGAAAGTTCATTAGTCATACCATTCTCCAAACCACCATCACTCAGTTGAATCAGTTGATGAGATCTCTAAGCTTGCTCTACTaacttttctctccatcaaGCTATGTATGACATAATCTGGTCAGTGGATATAAAACTAAAGGAATATTCATAA
Encoded proteins:
- the LOC112568963 gene encoding uncharacterized protein LOC112568963 isoform X1, whose translation is MPTCHCVCCPQVVLKDLLHLQSSCVLQEQLSLAMGAVSVTVLTVTLAFSLYSRTNSLPQLSHSQKVTRTLTEGKQRSTLLNRVSQDTQADQKVPECSGQQITQDAFVADYLLLGYNSLKGNPLRSGRDPGFTLPIFSTEYNSGHVTPDCRSNVPEGVIVSSDVSCVTSFTSKVVATPYDLTKLLSVTAHVGDVGWGPSFSASDDFRTLSHKLRDNILVVSTATCSSYHVTLSPLEPPPFSSVFLHWILKLTDTDDDDVYLEFLHTFGTHFVSRARFGASLTLVHTMEDSDYRRQTQSHVTAAATYFAAARLGHSLTLTPHQQEAADKFANEVETTTIAVGVPPPADLTSVTWLTSVRENPMAISYDLTSVESLFSDPLMGKDSRLKRYAIDHVRVKAKLAAMKDKYCQKLKREGLVLDCEQVAGVKLLQTKLIGRSRLRNVTSANQCVEKCYQLPGCVAVTYCAKCDSNEVGHKDCHMFRVDDIHSAVTDPQRQTTILTNKLQTLLMLHNTSTVAESDNITVTSARECMTSCSEDDLCLAFTLSDSHEPNMTCSLHSDSLLLSFKQSTENNVFFLAWHHKSISRITQTNSFPTSSLTKDLLTDCVIDDDCSDENAMCSIGRCLCLPGFFFSSRDNKCLTTCRPRDLQDTFMEYSESEIKGHILATQDGIKLKTCKKLCVSTDHCLTFDFRDTGGRCVLHDVTSREAVSGWFPLTSTGWTHYQRTCLKSAASYPGPAWYNSSCTQDTDCPDPFSLCSSGRCLCALGDFSSKKEVTCRAAESCGEWQKAGAKSGAHFIRLKDKKETSRVWCDMDSSGGGWLVFQRRRDGSVDFYRNWTQYEDGFGDVTGEFWLGLSRLHTLTKGRPTRLRVDLGEVNGHRHYAEYSTFRVDGPETNYRLTVSGYSGDAGDSMENHNNQSFSTFDRDNDKDSANCASLRHGAWWYNACLYSNINGRYKADGASSSDGMKWFYTHNDWRGFTFSEMKVQPV
- the LOC112568963 gene encoding uncharacterized protein LOC112568963 isoform X2; this encodes MPTCHCVCCPQVVLKDLLHLQEQLSLAMGAVSVTVLTVTLAFSLYSRTNSLPQLSHSQKVTRTLTEGKQRSTLLNRVSQDTQADQKVPECSGQQITQDAFVADYLLLGYNSLKGNPLRSGRDPGFTLPIFSTEYNSGHVTPDCRSNVPEGVIVSSDVSCVTSFTSKVVATPYDLTKLLSVTAHVGDVGWGPSFSASDDFRTLSHKLRDNILVVSTATCSSYHVTLSPLEPPPFSSVFLHWILKLTDTDDDDVYLEFLHTFGTHFVSRARFGASLTLVHTMEDSDYRRQTQSHVTAAATYFAAARLGHSLTLTPHQQEAADKFANEVETTTIAVGVPPPADLTSVTWLTSVRENPMAISYDLTSVESLFSDPLMGKDSRLKRYAIDHVRVKAKLAAMKDKYCQKLKREGLVLDCEQVAGVKLLQTKLIGRSRLRNVTSANQCVEKCYQLPGCVAVTYCAKCDSNEVGHKDCHMFRVDDIHSAVTDPQRQTTILTNKLQTLLMLHNTSTVAESDNITVTSARECMTSCSEDDLCLAFTLSDSHEPNMTCSLHSDSLLLSFKQSTENNVFFLAWHHKSISRITQTNSFPTSSLTKDLLTDCVIDDDCSDENAMCSIGRCLCLPGFFFSSRDNKCLTTCRPRDLQDTFMEYSESEIKGHILATQDGIKLKTCKKLCVSTDHCLTFDFRDTGGRCVLHDVTSREAVSGWFPLTSTGWTHYQRTCLKSAASYPGPAWYNSSCTQDTDCPDPFSLCSSGRCLCALGDFSSKKEVTCRAAESCGEWQKAGAKSGAHFIRLKDKKETSRVWCDMDSSGGGWLVFQRRRDGSVDFYRNWTQYEDGFGDVTGEFWLGLSRLHTLTKGRPTRLRVDLGEVNGHRHYAEYSTFRVDGPETNYRLTVSGYSGDAGDSMENHNNQSFSTFDRDNDKDSANCASLRHGAWWYNACLYSNINGRYKADGASSSDGMKWFYTHNDWRGFTFSEMKVQPV
- the LOC112567527 gene encoding ficolin-3-like encodes the protein MLLSGLSNLHLLLKRPLRLRVDLGEKNGKRIYAEYSSFRVDGPDTNYRLFTSGYSGDAGDSLTYHEGDMFSTFDRDNDKSDTLNCAVYFKAAWWFRGCYNANLNGQYHVDTYGVSWYLKYQDWRSFSFSEMKLRPA